The Geomonas ferrireducens genome includes a window with the following:
- a CDS encoding HEPN domain-containing protein: MLVLKNWYITNENLWHLSELVADSSAYPIDYINRFFAALRIKTGCATGYAQLLMRPVDWAHSYKADLPAIEGTSIKSYPNQFDNYYWNREDLPKIDAEEAKEIGSMFAKLIAVTENNIQIAVRRLNLCFLRDDDEDSILDATIGIEALLSDDDHQEMTHKLAMRVAALSIVAKNFETPPAQVLKRIKDIYSFRSAVVHGSTKASKKREIVLKDNSVIPTSSLALQYLRLVLEALVNNPKYRKPAKIDEFLLSGCTGYEDGVTCRVKHAQDFEDLVR, encoded by the coding sequence ATGTTAGTACTTAAAAACTGGTACATAACTAATGAAAACCTTTGGCACCTATCAGAACTGGTTGCAGACTCGTCGGCTTACCCAATTGATTATATTAATCGTTTTTTTGCTGCCTTACGAATTAAAACAGGGTGCGCTACGGGATACGCACAGTTACTTATGCGTCCAGTGGATTGGGCTCATTCTTATAAGGCTGACCTGCCAGCTATAGAAGGTACTTCCATCAAATCGTATCCAAATCAATTTGATAACTATTATTGGAACAGAGAGGATCTGCCTAAGATAGATGCCGAAGAAGCAAAAGAAATTGGTTCAATGTTCGCCAAATTAATAGCAGTGACAGAAAATAATATACAAATTGCTGTCAGACGTTTAAACCTTTGCTTCTTAAGAGATGATGATGAAGATTCAATATTGGATGCTACAATAGGCATTGAAGCTTTATTGTCTGACGACGATCATCAAGAAATGACACATAAACTTGCAATGCGAGTCGCAGCTCTCAGCATAGTAGCAAAAAATTTTGAGACACCACCTGCGCAAGTGTTGAAACGTATTAAGGACATATACAGCTTTAGATCAGCTGTCGTTCATGGCAGCACAAAAGCCAGTAAAAAAAGAGAGATCGTACTAAAAGATAACAGCGTCATACCAACAAGTTCCCTAGCACTGCAATACCTCCGGTTAGTTCTTGAAGCGTTAGTGAACAATCCTAAATACAGAAAGCCAGCAAAGATTGATGAGTTCCTGTTGTCGGGCTGCACTGGGTATGAGGACGGTGTTACGTGCCGTGTTAAGCACGCGCAAGATTTCGAAGACCTGGTTAGGTAA
- a CDS encoding translocation/assembly module TamB domain-containing protein — protein sequence MKRVVLYIAAPAVGLSLLLAGGAAWLVYTSSGARFALVTLAGMGGKASVQQVEGRLRDRLLVKGLRLSRRNLVVEVERIELSWEPERLFRGELLVHEIGVASVRIQDDTPLSAKAPNLAWPQPSVLLRRLDASVERISVKGVNYRHLQGEPFVLKELAAGMTLKDGLLTLSGGSLSLENGKATGLVEAGLWQPSLRLDLQLAPATPVADLDAVSVKARLVPGRAPEQLAGPVALEGKRGGARRLEVNAELGVTRTGFNFRSLRLVRPGRPGTLTGNGSMTLTVSEPLFALALAADHLDLSKELDRPSVLNGTVTFSGTPSAYAGTFALSNKGTGWENMGLAAHYRGGKSSVRLAPLSGNWLQGSVRGALDVDWSRGWKVAGNLSGRGLDPSRLAAEWDGKVNLDITGSIGQAGNGPVSGALQAHLLQSRLKGRELSGELEGGFQGARLAVKRLLLTGRGFRFSGHGEVDRRFDFAADVSDLSSLLPGSAGALKTDGWLRWRDGMLSGAAEGTGHNLAAGGGSAGAVQLSATLGEGKDHPMKLSGTASALSAGGVRVDTASFALAGTAARHTLEARLASRAATVDFLASGGYAEGTWRGELARLTGNDGVGPFSLAAPAHLVVGNGRFSTTPLVLNGAPGERVELSGSMSRDHSSKLVGVWERLNLARANAWLAGGEVTGESSGNLELALAPAGGLTVTARAEAAGSFAREGKRVAFDRLQATLDGGRGGIDAAVDLALEKGGGAARLGFHSDRPARLALPDRGEVSLLLTNLDLALLRPFLATETTLDGRLNAEAHGRLLPGGKVDVEGNTALTGGAFKWRDKGDQFDASIDRAGLSFRWLNAAAAGKRGGELVLHGRAEATGEYRSQGEKLIGSQFTLAVDADNSGTKGEAQLWLDTGGSLTAALSSTTPAGTALPETGDVTVQWSGIKPALLRPWLPGALELQGELEGNAKGKLLPGRRLEAAGEAVFTQGSATWQGTNGAASAGIRTARFTFDWRGNALTGALDLALAEYGQGKGEFRLPVPARIPVTPDQNGAVSGSFAGKLREHGFLTALFPGLVQESRGLIDADLKVGGVWGDPTVQGTLHLSDAGAYLPSAGITLTGVELSARLEKDLFLIERLRAVSGGGELVGNLKARLAGWEVRDFQGALSGQRFQTVYLPELTMYTSPQLTFEGTGTRATLAGEIGIPEMLVSGPPVQKMVTPSEDVVFEGALPQAKQAAFPLHLEGRVKVTLGDKVRVEASGIDARLGGSMDLVLNGIDDIQSSGEIKVVEGRYRAYGMDLQIVRGRLYYVNDPVTRPTLDVLALRTVGDVKAGVTVGGSLKTPVVKLYSEPTMPEVDILAYMVLGHPMGESGEQGGMLATAAASLFSMGKSESLQEQIKDRLGLSTLGLERVDTSTTGRMGYKELPTTPGGVKQPTVGESLFTVGKYLTPKLYLSYGRSLITGQNLFRLRYDIFKRLQIETQSGSESGADLYYKMEFN from the coding sequence TTGAAACGCGTCGTACTCTACATAGCGGCCCCTGCGGTCGGCCTTTCCCTGCTCTTGGCCGGCGGGGCGGCCTGGCTCGTCTACACGAGTTCCGGGGCGCGTTTCGCCCTGGTCACCCTCGCCGGGATGGGGGGAAAGGCGAGCGTGCAACAGGTGGAGGGGCGCCTTCGCGACCGGCTCCTCGTCAAAGGGCTGCGCCTTTCCCGTCGGAACCTGGTCGTCGAGGTGGAGCGCATCGAGCTTTCCTGGGAGCCTGAGCGGCTCTTCCGGGGCGAGCTTTTGGTGCACGAGATTGGCGTCGCCTCGGTGCGCATTCAGGATGACACACCGCTTTCCGCCAAGGCCCCCAATCTCGCTTGGCCGCAGCCGAGCGTTCTTTTGCGCCGCCTGGACGCCAGCGTGGAGCGCATCTCGGTAAAGGGGGTGAACTACCGCCACCTGCAGGGGGAGCCATTCGTGCTCAAAGAGCTTGCCGCCGGGATGACCTTGAAAGACGGCCTTTTGACCCTCTCGGGCGGGAGCCTCTCCCTGGAGAACGGCAAGGCGACCGGCCTTGTCGAGGCGGGGCTGTGGCAGCCGTCGCTGAGGCTCGACCTGCAGCTCGCCCCGGCGACTCCGGTCGCCGACCTCGACGCCGTCTCGGTCAAGGCGCGCCTCGTTCCCGGTCGCGCGCCGGAGCAGCTTGCCGGACCGGTGGCGCTCGAGGGGAAAAGGGGAGGGGCGCGCCGCCTGGAGGTGAATGCAGAGCTGGGCGTCACCCGCACCGGCTTCAACTTCAGATCGCTGCGCCTCGTCCGTCCCGGGCGCCCCGGGACCCTCACCGGCAACGGGAGCATGACCCTCACCGTTTCGGAACCCCTCTTCGCCCTGGCGCTTGCCGCCGACCATCTCGACCTCTCGAAGGAACTCGACCGTCCCTCCGTTTTAAACGGCACGGTCACTTTTTCCGGGACCCCCTCCGCCTATGCCGGCACCTTCGCGCTCTCCAACAAGGGGACCGGCTGGGAGAACATGGGACTTGCGGCGCACTACCGCGGCGGCAAGAGCAGCGTGCGTCTTGCACCTCTTTCCGGCAACTGGCTGCAGGGGAGCGTGCGCGGCGCGCTCGACGTGGACTGGAGCCGCGGGTGGAAGGTGGCGGGAAACCTTTCCGGGCGCGGGCTCGACCCCTCGCGCCTCGCCGCGGAATGGGACGGTAAGGTCAATCTCGACATAACCGGTTCGATCGGTCAGGCGGGCAACGGTCCCGTCTCCGGGGCGCTCCAGGCGCACCTCTTACAAAGCAGGCTCAAGGGGCGCGAGCTCTCCGGCGAACTGGAAGGGGGCTTTCAGGGGGCGCGCCTCGCCGTCAAACGCCTCCTCCTCACCGGCCGGGGCTTCCGGTTCTCGGGCCACGGCGAGGTCGACCGGCGCTTCGATTTTGCCGCCGACGTGAGTGACCTCTCCTCGCTGTTGCCGGGAAGCGCCGGGGCGCTCAAGACCGACGGCTGGCTGCGCTGGCGCGACGGGATGCTCTCAGGTGCAGCGGAGGGGACCGGGCATAACCTCGCCGCAGGGGGGGGCAGTGCCGGGGCGGTGCAGCTCTCCGCCACCCTGGGCGAGGGGAAGGACCATCCGATGAAGCTATCCGGGACGGCTTCGGCGCTCTCCGCCGGGGGGGTGCGCGTCGACACGGCAAGCTTCGCCCTCGCAGGGACCGCGGCGCGACACACCCTGGAGGCGCGCCTTGCCTCCCGCGCCGCCACCGTCGATTTCCTGGCCTCCGGCGGCTACGCCGAAGGTACGTGGCGCGGCGAGCTCGCACGCCTTACCGGAAACGACGGTGTCGGCCCCTTCTCCCTCGCCGCACCGGCGCACCTCGTCGTCGGGAACGGGCGCTTCAGCACCACGCCGCTTGTCCTAAACGGCGCCCCGGGCGAGCGCGTCGAACTCTCCGGAAGCATGAGCCGGGACCATTCCAGCAAGCTCGTCGGCGTATGGGAGCGCCTGAACCTCGCCCGCGCCAACGCGTGGCTCGCCGGGGGGGAGGTGACCGGGGAGAGCTCCGGGAACCTGGAGCTCGCCCTTGCTCCGGCGGGGGGACTCACCGTCACCGCGAGGGCCGAGGCCGCGGGCTCCTTCGCAAGGGAAGGGAAAAGGGTAGCCTTCGACCGGCTCCAAGCGACGCTGGACGGCGGGAGAGGTGGCATCGACGCCGCCGTCGATCTCGCGCTGGAAAAGGGGGGCGGCGCCGCTCGTCTCGGTTTCCATTCCGACCGTCCCGCACGGCTCGCGCTTCCCGACCGGGGCGAGGTCTCGCTTTTGCTGACGAACCTGGACCTGGCGCTTTTGCGTCCCTTCCTGGCGACGGAAACTACCCTTGACGGCCGTCTGAACGCCGAGGCGCACGGGCGGCTGCTGCCGGGCGGGAAGGTGGACGTCGAGGGAAACACCGCGCTCACCGGTGGGGCCTTTAAGTGGCGCGACAAGGGGGACCAGTTCGACGCCTCGATCGATCGGGCCGGCCTCTCCTTCCGCTGGCTGAACGCAGCCGCCGCAGGGAAACGGGGAGGTGAGCTCGTTCTGCACGGCCGGGCCGAGGCGACTGGTGAGTACCGTTCGCAGGGAGAGAAGCTGATCGGCAGCCAGTTCACCCTCGCCGTCGATGCGGACAACAGCGGAACGAAGGGGGAGGCGCAGCTCTGGCTCGACACCGGGGGGAGTCTCACCGCGGCGCTCTCCTCGACGACCCCCGCCGGCACCGCGCTCCCGGAGACCGGCGACGTCACCGTTCAGTGGAGCGGCATCAAGCCTGCCCTTTTGCGCCCGTGGCTTCCGGGAGCGCTCGAACTGCAGGGCGAACTGGAGGGGAACGCGAAAGGGAAGCTGCTACCGGGAAGGCGCCTGGAGGCGGCGGGCGAGGCCGTGTTCACCCAGGGGAGCGCCACATGGCAAGGGACAAACGGTGCGGCGAGCGCCGGCATCCGTACCGCCCGGTTCACCTTCGACTGGCGCGGCAACGCCCTGACCGGCGCCCTCGACCTCGCGCTTGCCGAATACGGCCAGGGAAAAGGGGAGTTCCGGCTTCCGGTGCCCGCCCGAATCCCGGTCACCCCCGATCAAAACGGAGCGGTGAGCGGGAGCTTCGCCGGAAAGCTGCGCGAGCACGGCTTCCTCACGGCCCTCTTCCCCGGTCTGGTGCAGGAGAGCCGCGGCCTCATCGACGCCGATCTGAAGGTGGGGGGAGTCTGGGGCGATCCGACCGTGCAGGGGACCCTGCACCTCTCCGATGCCGGTGCCTACCTCCCGAGTGCCGGGATCACCCTGACCGGGGTCGAACTCTCCGCGCGCCTGGAAAAGGACCTGTTCCTCATCGAGCGGCTGCGCGCCGTCTCCGGCGGCGGCGAGCTGGTCGGCAACCTCAAGGCGCGGCTTGCCGGATGGGAGGTGCGGGACTTCCAGGGGGCTCTGAGCGGCCAGCGCTTCCAGACCGTCTACCTTCCGGAACTCACCATGTACACCTCGCCGCAGCTCACCTTCGAGGGGACCGGGACCCGTGCCACCCTGGCCGGTGAGATCGGCATTCCGGAGATGCTCGTGAGCGGCCCACCGGTGCAGAAGATGGTAACCCCGAGCGAGGACGTCGTCTTCGAGGGGGCGCTGCCCCAGGCGAAGCAGGCCGCCTTCCCGTTGCACCTCGAGGGGCGCGTGAAGGTGACGCTTGGGGACAAGGTGCGGGTGGAGGCCTCCGGGATCGATGCCCGGCTCGGCGGGAGCATGGATCTCGTCTTGAACGGGATCGACGACATCCAGAGTTCCGGCGAGATCAAGGTGGTGGAGGGGCGTTACCGCGCCTACGGCATGGACCTGCAGATCGTGCGCGGCAGGCTCTACTACGTGAACGACCCGGTGACCCGTCCGACCCTCGACGTTCTCGCCTTGCGCACGGTGGGCGACGTCAAGGCCGGCGTCACCGTCGGCGGGAGCCTGAAGACCCCGGTGGTCAAGCTCTACTCCGAGCCGACCATGCCCGAGGTGGACATCCTGGCGTACATGGTGCTCGGCCATCCGATGGGCGAGAGTGGAGAGCAGGGGGGGATGCTCGCCACCGCCGCCGCTTCGCTCTTCTCCATGGGTAAATCCGAGTCGCTGCAGGAGCAGATCAAGGACCGCCTCGGGCTGAGCACGCTCGGTCTCGAGCGGGTCGACACCTCGACCACCGGGCGCATGGGTTACAAGGAGCTCCCCACCACCCCCGGCGGCGTGAAGCAGCCCACCGTCGGCGAGTCCCTCTTCACCGTCGGCAAGTACCTCACCCCCAAGCTCTACCTGAGTTACGGCCGCTCCCTCATCACCGGCCAAAACCTCTTCCGGCTGCGCTACGACATCTTCAAGCGTCTGCAGATCGAGACCCAGAGCGGCTCCGAGTCCGGCGCGGACCTCTACTACAAAATGGAGTTCAATTAG
- a CDS encoding autotransporter assembly complex protein TamA, whose product MPRPLPTYLALALAFSWSLVQAAPARAAEPVEVEISGVEGDALENVRQALALPHGLVRDGKVDRLWLERFARQAPEKARVALQPYGYYRARVTAAVQGDRKGKSVLAVTVEPGEPVRVAEVEVRLEGSGSKEKELAHLVTSFPVRRGEVLSQPSYERGKGALQSQAQTLGYLDASFSRHEIRISPDLATARVLLTMETGARYRFDGVRIEGAPDYPQVFLKRFVAFKEGDPFSYSKLGETQLNFANSERFRQVVVTPQREEAKDQKVPVLIRLTAAPRRTLRPGVGYGTDTGGRFSVRYRDLNLAHEGNDLDLSIYVAERLQGFAGRYTMPDETDHRSSSAIQLNLQQEEVSTYQSRLAALELDRTFGLGRGELGTVYVKFQEEFYTIGTADSRSRLVLPGFRFSKERFNDMIRPTIGYRLSFDVRGAHPYFGSDVGLAQFIGNGSVLVPLPWRLTFHARGNVGYSILTDPFAELPPSIRFFAGGDQSVRGYAYQSLGPKDSSGKVVGGKHLLVGSMEVERALYKNWGVSLFHDIGNAFNDYARMDLHQGAGIGAHYYTPVGGLNLYFAKPLDDSRLFRIHFTVGFEF is encoded by the coding sequence ATGCCGAGACCCCTTCCCACATACCTCGCGCTTGCCCTCGCTTTCTCCTGGAGCCTCGTCCAGGCCGCGCCCGCACGCGCCGCCGAGCCCGTCGAGGTGGAGATCTCCGGCGTCGAGGGGGATGCGCTGGAAAACGTGCGCCAGGCGCTTGCCCTGCCGCACGGGCTCGTGCGCGACGGGAAGGTGGACCGGCTCTGGCTCGAGCGTTTCGCGCGCCAGGCGCCGGAAAAGGCGCGGGTGGCGCTGCAGCCCTACGGCTACTACCGCGCCCGGGTGACCGCAGCGGTGCAGGGGGACAGGAAGGGGAAAAGCGTTCTGGCGGTGACGGTGGAGCCCGGCGAGCCGGTACGCGTGGCCGAGGTCGAGGTGAGGCTTGAGGGGAGCGGGAGCAAGGAAAAGGAGCTCGCCCATTTGGTCACCTCCTTTCCGGTGCGCCGGGGCGAGGTGCTGTCCCAGCCCTCCTACGAGCGGGGGAAGGGAGCCCTGCAGTCGCAGGCGCAGACGCTCGGTTACCTCGACGCCTCCTTTTCCCGCCACGAGATCCGCATCTCACCCGACCTCGCCACGGCGCGCGTCCTGCTCACCATGGAAACCGGCGCGCGCTACCGCTTCGACGGCGTGCGCATCGAGGGAGCCCCCGACTATCCGCAGGTCTTTTTAAAGCGCTTCGTCGCCTTCAAGGAAGGAGATCCCTTCTCCTACTCGAAACTCGGGGAGACCCAGTTGAACTTCGCCAACTCGGAGCGTTTCCGCCAGGTGGTGGTGACGCCACAGCGCGAGGAGGCGAAGGATCAGAAGGTGCCGGTACTCATCCGGCTCACCGCGGCGCCGCGCCGCACCCTGCGCCCCGGCGTCGGCTACGGCACCGATACCGGCGGTCGCTTCTCGGTGCGCTACCGCGACCTGAACCTTGCCCACGAAGGAAACGACCTCGACCTCAGCATCTACGTCGCCGAGAGGCTGCAGGGCTTCGCCGGCCGCTACACCATGCCTGACGAGACCGACCACCGCAGCTCGAGTGCCATACAGCTAAACCTGCAGCAGGAGGAGGTCTCCACCTACCAAAGCCGCCTCGCCGCGTTGGAACTCGACCGCACCTTCGGCCTCGGGCGCGGCGAACTCGGAACGGTCTACGTGAAGTTCCAGGAGGAGTTTTATACCATCGGCACGGCGGACTCGCGCTCCCGCCTGGTGCTCCCGGGCTTTCGCTTCTCGAAGGAGCGCTTCAACGACATGATCCGCCCGACCATAGGCTACCGCCTCTCCTTCGATGTGCGCGGGGCGCACCCCTATTTCGGCTCGGACGTTGGCCTTGCCCAGTTCATCGGCAACGGGAGCGTCCTGGTCCCGCTCCCCTGGCGTCTCACCTTCCATGCCCGGGGCAACGTAGGCTACAGCATCCTCACCGACCCCTTCGCCGAGCTTCCCCCGTCGATCCGTTTCTTCGCCGGCGGCGACCAGAGTGTGCGCGGCTACGCCTACCAGAGCCTCGGCCCCAAGGACTCATCGGGCAAGGTGGTGGGGGGGAAGCACCTACTGGTCGGAAGCATGGAGGTGGAGCGTGCGCTTTACAAGAACTGGGGCGTCTCGCTTTTCCATGACATAGGCAACGCCTTCAACGACTACGCGCGCATGGACCTGCACCAGGGGGCGGGGATAGGGGCGCACTACTACACGCCGGTGGGGGGACTGAACCTCTATTTCGCGAAGCCCCTGGACGACTCCCGTCTCTTCCGCATCCATTTCACCGTGGGGTTCGAATTTTGA
- a CDS encoding GNAT family N-acetyltransferase, producing MPQEVQHEEDAPRIREMIIDDLAEVFHIGEEVFTAEYSQSLYRTWDEYEITTLFNSDNELCIVAEHEERIVGFALGTTVKKHNSPWKYGYLVWLGVRRELQKLRVGERLFKELKRRFKEQGVRMIIIDTSADNEAAIRFFKKHGFDNVQEHVYMTLNLSKRHKKRSVKKQ from the coding sequence ATGCCGCAAGAAGTCCAGCACGAAGAAGACGCCCCCCGTATCCGCGAGATGATCATCGACGACCTCGCCGAGGTGTTCCACATCGGAGAGGAGGTCTTCACCGCCGAGTACTCCCAGAGCCTCTACCGCACCTGGGACGAGTACGAAATCACCACCCTATTCAACTCCGACAACGAGCTCTGTATCGTCGCCGAGCACGAGGAACGCATCGTCGGCTTCGCCCTCGGAACCACGGTGAAAAAGCACAACTCCCCCTGGAAGTACGGCTACCTGGTGTGGCTCGGCGTGCGCCGCGAACTCCAGAAGCTGCGCGTCGGGGAGCGCCTTTTCAAGGAACTGAAGAGGCGCTTCAAGGAGCAGGGGGTGCGCATGATCATCATCGACACCTCCGCCGACAACGAGGCCGCCATCCGCTTCTTCAAAAAGCACGGCTTCGACAACGTGCAGGAGCACGTCTACATGACCCTCAACCTCTCCAAACGTCACAAGAAAAGATCGGTGAAGAAGCAATGA
- a CDS encoding M20 family metallopeptidase — protein MSGRLAEVMAAIDPVRLKGTLTDMLDIYSPSGKEEDVQLYLEDLLSRAGFTVERQEVEEERYNLRVTMGEEEPELYLVGHVDTVPAWDLEEFGAREEGDIVRGLGSADMKGGCAAMLETWFAMAQALKPARRPSVGLLLVVGEEENGDGSAAFLKRCRPSWAVIGEPTSLSACFAHFGYLEAGFVTRGVRSHSSLPELGHNAVESMLRVLLHLGKDPLFKRGASEIVYSVREMHSSQKGFVVPDRCETWIDLHLPPERDPASVEQGIRRAVAGAGQFIPGLDLSVSFDFASAGYNLGTDNAPARILEEIYRTLGLTLRFDAFRSHSDGNLFHAAGCSPLILGPGALELAHTPEEQVPFPEVLAAARIYAALCLGMDRYAALRVEDRGTIVGFDRQACWAGCRRDQ, from the coding sequence ATGAGCGGGCGCTTAGCGGAGGTGATGGCCGCCATCGACCCGGTCCGCCTCAAAGGGACCCTCACCGACATGCTCGACATCTACTCCCCTTCCGGGAAGGAGGAGGACGTGCAGCTCTACCTGGAGGACCTCCTCTCCCGCGCCGGCTTCACCGTAGAGCGCCAGGAGGTCGAGGAGGAGCGCTACAACCTGCGTGTGACCATGGGGGAGGAGGAGCCGGAACTCTACCTGGTGGGACATGTCGACACGGTCCCGGCCTGGGACCTGGAGGAGTTCGGCGCGCGCGAAGAAGGGGACATCGTGCGCGGCCTGGGGAGCGCCGACATGAAGGGTGGGTGTGCGGCGATGCTGGAGACCTGGTTCGCCATGGCACAGGCGCTGAAACCCGCCCGCCGTCCGAGCGTCGGGCTTTTGCTTGTGGTCGGCGAGGAGGAAAACGGCGACGGCAGCGCCGCCTTCCTGAAGCGTTGCCGCCCCTCCTGGGCGGTGATCGGGGAGCCCACGAGCCTCTCCGCTTGCTTCGCCCACTTCGGCTACCTCGAGGCAGGGTTCGTGACCCGTGGGGTCAGGAGCCATTCATCGCTTCCCGAGCTTGGGCACAACGCGGTGGAGAGCATGCTGCGGGTGCTCCTGCACCTCGGCAAGGACCCGCTTTTCAAGCGCGGGGCGTCTGAGATCGTCTACTCGGTCCGCGAGATGCACTCCTCACAGAAGGGGTTCGTGGTGCCGGACCGCTGCGAGACCTGGATCGACCTGCACCTGCCGCCGGAGCGCGATCCTGCCTCGGTGGAACAGGGGATCCGGCGCGCCGTAGCCGGGGCGGGCCAGTTCATCCCCGGACTCGACCTCTCCGTCAGCTTCGACTTCGCCTCGGCCGGGTACAACCTCGGCACCGACAACGCCCCCGCACGCATCCTCGAAGAGATCTACCGCACCCTCGGCCTCACCTTACGCTTCGACGCCTTCCGCTCCCATTCGGACGGGAACCTTTTCCACGCCGCCGGGTGCAGTCCGCTCATCCTGGGACCGGGCGCGCTGGAACTCGCGCACACCCCGGAGGAGCAGGTCCCCTTCCCCGAGGTGCTGGCGGCAGCGCGCATATACGCGGCGCTATGCCTCGGCATGGACAGGTACGCCGCGCTTAGGGTCGAGGATAGGGGAACCATCGTCGGCTTCGACAGGCAGGCCTGCTGGGCCGGGTGCAGAAGGGATCAGTAG
- a CDS encoding c(7)-type cytochrome triheme domain-containing protein, producing MKPGGMRIVTRVMLTAAVALALALALRTGAQAMDRAELAKVLKTIPPNGPFERYGNVTMRSRAKAAGMAPVVFPHWVHRARYTCRVCHMELNFGMRRGDSGITRALYTSGKFCGACHDGTTAFTVQAGPNQQCNRCHMANTKELNKRFAEFAEGMPLASFGNGIDWATAYNEGNIRPVNSLAGQVTLPFPEKLKKPLKLGTASPRSDVSFSHQDHYAELDCSSCHPDVFNIKLKSTTAFTMETNIYGNFCGVCHMLVAFPMNDCRRCHKGMSNSY from the coding sequence ATGAAACCGGGGGGGATGCGGATAGTGACGCGGGTGATGCTTACGGCGGCGGTGGCGCTTGCCCTGGCGCTCGCACTCCGCACGGGTGCCCAGGCCATGGACCGTGCCGAACTCGCCAAGGTCCTGAAGACCATCCCCCCGAACGGCCCCTTCGAGCGGTACGGCAACGTCACCATGCGCAGCAGGGCTAAGGCGGCCGGGATGGCGCCTGTGGTATTTCCCCACTGGGTGCACCGGGCGCGCTACACCTGCCGTGTCTGCCATATGGAACTCAACTTCGGCATGCGGCGCGGCGACAGCGGTATCACTAGGGCCCTGTACACGAGCGGCAAGTTCTGCGGCGCCTGTCATGACGGTACCACCGCCTTCACCGTGCAGGCGGGGCCGAACCAGCAGTGCAACAGGTGCCACATGGCGAACACCAAGGAGCTCAACAAGCGCTTCGCGGAGTTCGCAGAAGGGATGCCGCTGGCAAGTTTCGGAAACGGCATCGACTGGGCCACCGCCTACAACGAGGGGAACATCCGCCCGGTCAACTCGCTTGCCGGCCAGGTGACGCTCCCCTTTCCGGAGAAACTGAAAAAACCCCTCAAACTCGGCACCGCCTCGCCGCGCAGCGACGTGAGCTTCTCGCACCAGGACCACTACGCCGAGCTCGACTGCTCCTCCTGCCATCCCGACGTCTTCAACATCAAGCTGAAATCCACCACCGCCTTCACCATGGAAACTAACATCTACGGCAACTTCTGCGGCGTCTGCCACATGCTGGTCGCTTTCCCCATGAACGACTGCCGGCGCTGCCACAAGGGAATGAGCAACTCCTACTGA
- a CDS encoding c(7)-type cytochrome triheme domain-containing protein codes for MRRLFLACLILLCCAGVLWGAGMKKKKPLPQDFGSVTINNYSQQAGMPPVVFDHWVHRKNYTCRLCHVDIGFGMTANSTQIHAADNGKGFFCGVCHNGSSTFNKTKIFASCATTYNREEYKRCVKCHALEKDPAREEAFYRFQEGMPRETFGNGINWEKAEEMGRIKLVDSLEGVSLKKGTMKVQKDFTLKGKVEGMPDIIFSHAKHTVWNGCEVCHPDIFVGIRKGATKYSMIDLFDGKYCGVCHDKVAFPQSDCKRCHAKPVAG; via the coding sequence ATGCGAAGACTGTTTCTTGCCTGTCTGATCCTTTTATGCTGCGCCGGCGTTCTTTGGGGCGCGGGGATGAAGAAGAAAAAGCCGCTGCCTCAGGACTTCGGGAGCGTCACCATCAACAACTATTCGCAGCAGGCCGGGATGCCGCCGGTGGTGTTCGACCACTGGGTGCACCGCAAGAACTACACCTGCCGCCTCTGCCATGTCGACATCGGCTTCGGCATGACCGCCAATTCCACCCAGATCCACGCCGCCGACAACGGCAAAGGGTTTTTCTGCGGTGTCTGCCACAACGGCTCCTCAACCTTCAACAAGACCAAGATCTTCGCCTCCTGCGCCACCACCTATAACCGCGAGGAGTACAAGCGCTGCGTGAAGTGCCATGCCCTGGAGAAGGACCCGGCCCGGGAGGAGGCGTTCTACCGTTTCCAGGAGGGAATGCCGCGCGAGACCTTCGGTAACGGCATCAACTGGGAAAAGGCCGAGGAGATGGGCCGGATCAAATTGGTGGACTCTCTGGAAGGGGTCTCCCTGAAGAAGGGGACCATGAAGGTACAGAAGGATTTCACCCTCAAGGGAAAAGTCGAGGGGATGCCCGACATCATCTTCTCCCACGCGAAGCACACGGTCTGGAACGGCTGCGAGGTCTGCCACCCCGACATCTTCGTCGGCATCAGGAAAGGGGCGACCAAGTACTCCATGATCGATCTGTTCGACGGCAAGTACTGCGGCGTATGCCACGACAAGGTCGCCTTCCCGCAGAGCGACTGCAAGCGCTGCCATGCGAAGCCGGTTGCGGGGTGA